A genomic region of Bactrocera dorsalis isolate Fly_Bdor chromosome 3, ASM2337382v1, whole genome shotgun sequence contains the following coding sequences:
- the LOC105227279 gene encoding proton-coupled folate transporter, whose translation MDTEPNDLSTLLAKNQRSRKYTRYSSIGSAELPCDVISDASVSSLSEHANLRGSVETVTSITSSELDEFNWRRLRFYLVEPMVFILLFAYNLSETIVKNQIIYQTCTSIFYYNESDCGQLGTKNASEHVKQIETTIQPYAARIFMTSSLIESFVPAFCGVFIGAWSDRFGRKPLLITAYSGYALYYAIAAIIAQLSTSSLVSPWYYLLAVLPLSLIGGSVTYSVATFCYISDVSSAQERPYRMATYEVALIGGLMAGSFISGYLYEATNATYVFLTSCCCIFVATCIILFFIPESLNRRRFQFVYNTVSEEEERERQLNASADETGEIQKLFDLAAVKEMWQTCFRPREYNDRAIIWLAMMACSISVFVIDGSMTVFYLFIREIFNWSVKEFTTFETINMFVTTIGNIMGIIVLKRLLKLSVVHIGILAFLSEAVGSCIKAFAVTNWFMYLAVGVSALRAMAHPMCRTIASNVLPPNELGKFFSFYSVLQAFLPFIASPIYAGIYSITLTSFPGFYNLLNANLFIIAICFLLVILRKKRAYPTRYQECL comes from the exons ATGGATACGGAACCAAACGATTTGAGTACCCTGCTAGCGAAGAACCAGCGTTCGCGAAAATACACAAGATATAGCAGTATCGGTAGTGCCGAACTTCCGTGTGATGTGATATCGGATGCATCCGTATCATCGTTATCTGAGCATGCCAATCTGCGTGGATCTGTTGAAACTGTGACATCGATCACATCCAGCGAACTGGATGAGTTCAATTGGAGACGCTTACGGTTCTACTTGGTCGAACCGATGGTGTTCATTCTCTTGTTTGCCTACAATTTATCAG AAACCATCGTGAAGAATCAGATAATTTATCAAACATGCACGTCTATATTCTATTACAATGAGAGTGATTGTGGACAATTGGGTACCAAAAACGCTAGTGAGCATGTCAAG CAAATAGAGACTACGATTCAGCCGTATGCAGCGCGTATATTTATGACATCCTCACTCATTGAGAGTTTTGTGCCAGCATTTTGTGGCGTATTTATCGGCGCTTGGTCGGATCGTTTCGGACGCAAACCATTGCTGATCACAGCCTACAGTG GATACGCACTCTATTATGCGATAGCAGCGATAATTGCGCAGTTATCCACAAGCAGTCTAGTCAGCCCGTGGTATTACCTACTCGCGGTTTTGCCACTTTCGCTGATCGGTGGCAGTGTTACATACTCGGTGGCCACTTTTTGCTACATCTCTGATGTGTCCAGTGCCCAAGAGCGTCCCTATCG CATGGCCACATATGAGGTGGCATTGATCGGTGGACTTATGGCCGGTTCCTTTATATCGGGTTATCTTTACGAGGCTACCAATGCGACTTACGTTTTTCTAACATcatgttgttgcatttttgttgCCACCTGCATTATACTCTTCTTCATACCGGAAAGCTTAAATAGGCGACGCTTTCAATTTGTCTACAATACTGTTAGCGAGGAGGAAGAACGCGAGCGGCAATTAAATGCTTCCGCTGACGAAACGGGCGAAATTCAAAAGTTATTCGATTTAGCTGCGGTTAAGGAAATGTGGCAGACCTGTTTTAGACCGCGAGAATATAACGATCGCGCGATCATTTGGCTGGCAATGATGGCATGTTCAATATCGGTGTTTGTTATAG atGGCAGCATGACTGTGTTTTACTTGTTCATACGCGAGATATTCAATTGGTCCGTCAAGGAGTTTACCACGTTCGAGACAATCAACATGTTCGTGACCACCATTGGCAACATAATGGGTATTATTGTATTGAAAAGg TTGCTGAAACTTTCTGTTGTTCACATTGGCATACTGGCATTTCTCAGTGAGGCCGTTGGCAGTTGCATAAAGGCTTTTGCTGTTACTAATTGGTTCATGTATTTGGCGGTCGGTGTCAGCGCTCTTAGAGCGATGGCGCATCCCATGTGTCGTACTATTGCGTCAAACGTGTTGCCGCCAAATGAGTTAG GAAAGTTCTTCTCTTTCTACAGTGTTCTACAGGCTTTTCTACCATTCATTGCTTCCCCGATTTATGCAGGCATTTATAGCATCACACTCACGAGTTTTCCCGGTTTTTACAATTTGCTAAATGCCAATCTGTTTATAATTGCCATTTGCTTTCTGCT CGTGATCTTGCGCAAGAAGCGTGCTTATCCAACACGTTACCAGGAATGTCTCTAA